One region of Rubripirellula tenax genomic DNA includes:
- a CDS encoding iron-containing alcohol dehydrogenase, protein MQPFDIQNRTRFIFGEGAISRLGDLSAQYRPACVMVVSDRGIMEAGHDAAAIASLKAAGLRVESFHDFAENPTSAMVDAGVRRAAHVKPDLLVGLGGGSSMDCCKGINFVYSCGGTIHDYHGVGKATCDLLPMIAIPTTSGTGSEAQSFALISDAETHAKMPCGDRRAAFQIAILDPVLTLTQPPKVTALTGIDALSHAIETYVTKRRNPMSIAYSRRAFGMLASGFPRVLADPTDLDARGQMQLGACLAGMAIETSMLGAAHAMANPLTARHSITHGQAVGMMLPSVIRMNGSLHPDWYGELMREIEPATGDDKAVERLATCVTGWLRQAGLATTLEELSIADTEIAALADDSLKQWTGTFNPVPLNIERSCDLYRSVARKPAV, encoded by the coding sequence ATGCAGCCTTTTGACATTCAGAATCGCACGCGTTTTATTTTCGGCGAGGGTGCGATTTCACGATTGGGAGATTTATCGGCTCAGTACCGACCGGCCTGTGTGATGGTGGTCAGCGATCGAGGCATCATGGAGGCCGGTCACGATGCGGCGGCAATTGCCTCGTTGAAAGCGGCGGGATTGAGAGTCGAGTCGTTTCATGACTTTGCAGAGAATCCGACGTCGGCCATGGTCGACGCGGGGGTGCGACGGGCCGCCCACGTCAAGCCGGATCTGTTGGTCGGCTTGGGCGGCGGCAGCAGCATGGATTGTTGCAAGGGGATCAACTTCGTCTACTCGTGTGGCGGTACGATTCATGACTACCACGGGGTTGGCAAGGCGACGTGCGATCTGCTGCCAATGATCGCCATTCCGACGACGTCGGGGACGGGCAGCGAAGCCCAATCGTTTGCGTTGATCAGTGACGCCGAAACGCATGCCAAGATGCCTTGTGGCGATCGGCGCGCCGCGTTCCAAATCGCCATTTTAGATCCCGTGTTAACGTTGACTCAGCCACCGAAGGTAACGGCGCTAACCGGCATCGACGCGCTTTCGCACGCGATCGAAACTTATGTGACGAAGCGGCGCAACCCGATGTCGATCGCTTACAGTCGTCGCGCTTTTGGAATGTTGGCGAGCGGGTTTCCACGAGTCCTTGCCGATCCGACGGACTTGGATGCACGAGGGCAAATGCAGTTGGGGGCGTGCCTGGCCGGAATGGCCATCGAGACGTCGATGCTGGGTGCGGCGCACGCAATGGCCAACCCGCTAACGGCACGGCATTCGATCACCCATGGCCAGGCGGTGGGGATGATGTTGCCGTCGGTCATTCGTATGAACGGTTCCTTGCACCCCGATTGGTACGGCGAATTGATGCGCGAGATCGAACCGGCGACTGGCGACGACAAAGCGGTAGAACGCTTGGCGACGTGCGTGACCGGATGGCTGCGCCAAGCGGGTTTGGCGACGACTTTGGAAGAGTTGTCCATCGCCGACACGGAAATTGCAGCGCTGGCTGACGATTCGCTGAAACAATGGACGGGGACCTTCAATCCGGTTCCGCTAAACATCGAGCGATCTTGCGATTTGTATCGATCCGTTGCTCGCAAACCGGCTGTCTAA
- a CDS encoding tetratricopeptide repeat protein, with protein sequence MSASSTNDSGIQVTGSPKVSHGGREGIWVAVHPEELERVPIENSESAATETEPQNDPQLEVAPAANETSSVDPEPPAVIPTPIPPLVQKPAEPQEAPTLAAATVGVTAGAIKTATTEKPKLELKRRQQLEHHLKSNPADLDAFLELSRIYRAENRPMEARRVLQQAIQIFPDEPDLQWELEEATLSRSIQQLREVAELAGRLNTAETDRELNRCQQDWARRRIEVCEARLVRDPSLTHLRVTLAEAKYDAEMYEEAIDDLDIVLGNDEFSPSAYLLRGRCMLAMGKDLDAMVSLRACAMRRAVVAPLRTRVVALRLLCETADRLGIALTLATYRSHLQQAEQELAKQATLGS encoded by the coding sequence ATGTCAGCGTCATCGACCAACGATTCAGGCATTCAGGTGACCGGTTCACCCAAGGTGTCGCATGGCGGACGTGAGGGAATATGGGTTGCGGTTCATCCGGAGGAATTGGAGCGTGTGCCGATTGAGAATTCGGAAAGTGCAGCCACCGAAACAGAGCCCCAGAACGATCCCCAGCTAGAAGTCGCTCCGGCGGCGAATGAAACGTCCAGCGTCGATCCCGAACCTCCGGCGGTCATTCCGACGCCGATTCCCCCGTTGGTGCAAAAGCCTGCCGAACCGCAAGAGGCGCCTACGCTTGCCGCTGCAACGGTCGGTGTCACCGCCGGTGCCATCAAGACAGCCACAACGGAAAAACCCAAGCTCGAACTGAAGCGTCGGCAACAGCTTGAACATCACCTCAAGTCGAATCCGGCCGATCTGGACGCGTTCCTTGAACTGTCGCGGATCTACCGTGCCGAGAATCGGCCGATGGAGGCGCGGCGGGTGCTGCAGCAGGCGATTCAGATTTTTCCAGACGAACCTGATTTACAGTGGGAACTCGAAGAGGCCACCCTATCGCGATCGATTCAGCAACTTCGCGAGGTGGCGGAACTGGCCGGACGCCTCAACACCGCTGAAACGGATCGTGAACTGAATCGGTGCCAGCAGGACTGGGCGCGGCGCCGAATCGAAGTTTGCGAAGCAAGATTGGTGCGTGATCCGTCGTTGACGCACTTGCGAGTGACGCTTGCGGAAGCCAAGTACGATGCCGAAATGTATGAAGAAGCGATCGATGACCTAGACATAGTTTTGGGCAACGACGAATTCTCGCCATCCGCCTACCTGCTTCGCGGTCGGTGCATGTTGGCGATGGGTAAGGACCTTGATGCGATGGTATCGCTTCGGGCGTGTGCGATGCGTCGTGCGGTGGTGGCGCCGTTGAGGACGCGGGTCGTTGCGTTAAGATTGTTGTGTGAGACGGCGGATCGATTGGGCATTGCGTTAACGCTGGCGACGTATCGATCTCATCTCCAGCAGGCTGAACAAGAATTGGCCAAGCAAGCGACCCTGGGTTCGTGA
- a CDS encoding WXG100 family type VII secretion target: MSQAVVDPDQLRQFASQLHRFSEEMKQRSTGLASQMNQLEQTWRDEQQRKFSDEFTSQMRQMARLIQTTEEHVPYLMRKAEQIDAYLGR, translated from the coding sequence ATGAGTCAAGCCGTTGTTGATCCAGACCAGTTGCGTCAATTTGCTTCGCAGTTGCACCGTTTTTCGGAAGAGATGAAGCAGCGATCAACGGGACTGGCGTCCCAGATGAATCAACTCGAACAAACGTGGCGAGACGAGCAGCAACGCAAGTTTTCGGATGAATTTACGAGCCAAATGCGGCAGATGGCCCGTTTGATCCAGACCACGGAAGAACACGTTCCGTATTTGATGCGGAAGGCCGAGCAAATCGACGCTTACTTGGGGCGATAG
- the sucD gene encoding succinate--CoA ligase subunit alpha, which yields MSILVDKNTKVICQGITGNAGTFHALGCREYGTQMVGGVTPGKGGQNVEGIPVFDTVEEAVHSTGANATMIFVPPPFTADAILEAVDAGIKIIAAITEGVPVLDMVRVYEKVKASGSILIGPNCPGLITPGECKIGIMPGYIHQPGKVGVMSRSGTLTYESVWQTSNLGLGQSTCVGLGGDPIVGTSFIDLLKLYQEDDQTEAILMIGEIGGSAEEEAAAFAKEHVTKPMAAFIAGRTAPPGKRMGHAGAIISGGKGTATEKVAALEDAGIVVAPTPADMGAAVVEAMKKH from the coding sequence ATGAGTATCCTGGTCGATAAGAACACGAAAGTCATTTGCCAAGGCATCACCGGCAATGCGGGCACGTTCCACGCACTTGGTTGCCGCGAATATGGCACTCAAATGGTCGGCGGCGTCACGCCAGGCAAGGGCGGCCAAAACGTCGAAGGCATCCCCGTTTTTGACACCGTCGAAGAAGCCGTTCACTCGACCGGCGCCAACGCGACAATGATTTTTGTCCCGCCGCCGTTCACGGCCGATGCGATTTTGGAAGCCGTCGATGCAGGCATCAAGATCATCGCCGCGATCACCGAAGGCGTGCCGGTCTTGGACATGGTTCGCGTTTACGAAAAGGTAAAAGCAAGCGGTTCGATCCTGATCGGCCCGAACTGCCCCGGACTGATCACGCCCGGCGAGTGCAAAATCGGAATCATGCCCGGTTACATTCACCAACCAGGCAAGGTCGGCGTGATGAGCCGCAGTGGTACCCTGACCTATGAATCCGTCTGGCAAACCAGCAACCTTGGCCTGGGGCAAAGCACCTGTGTCGGTCTGGGTGGTGACCCGATTGTCGGGACCAGCTTCATCGATCTGCTAAAGCTTTACCAAGAAGACGATCAAACCGAAGCGATTTTGATGATCGGTGAAATCGGCGGATCAGCCGAAGAAGAAGCCGCCGCGTTCGCAAAAGAGCATGTCACCAAGCCGATGGCCGCCTTCATCGCCGGACGCACCGCACCGCCCGGGAAACGAATGGGCCATGCCGGCGCGATCATTAGCGGTGGCAAGGGAACGGCAACGGAGAAAGTTGCTGCATTGGAAGACGCCGGAATCGTTGTCGCACCAACGCCCGCCGACATGGGCGCTGCGGTCGTGGAAGCGATGAAGAAGCACTAG